A portion of the Acidobacteriota bacterium genome contains these proteins:
- a CDS encoding polysaccharide biosynthesis tyrosine autokinase: MTTEEAAALMDLRRDYVYGRGVTVETEQTHLRDYWRIIRRRLWVPISVVIVTVTLATIYNLRLPNIYEGVTQVLLEREDRVVNLKDLQVNMSGDDAQYINTQLKIMQSPDVAFLVAKSLDLEHNSDFLPGYHSVKQGAQTPEALDVTNGEGDDQAAKQRLEGLTDVLLANVDVKPERETRLVNISYRHTNKDLARKIADTWAEAYKTNSFNIRENSNKDANVFLEKNIAAYKLKVQEAEEKLLNYRRNNQILDFGEKENTVSERLVALNQLLLQAETDRKNSQLAYDMSRSVADVTTIPEVQRDPVVQELNKKITELRQQREQLLVEFTPEWPDVKKVEQQLARLEGELRASHQRILTTLENQYRTTMQKEDSLRKSFAQQRAETLQQNEGAITAKMLQQEIDTNRHMLNNLFDSQQGVAVSAAGLLKPTVRITKNSPLPRAPVAPKRAQNILLAALLALLGGIGLVLFLDYINNKIESVEDIDRYMRLPALGVIPVLQGTGKTKRLLGGKAGKELAPAGINNGSVILTQVEANSSIAESYRQLRTALLLSSAGHAPRTLLITSSQPAEGKTTTSVNTAISLAQTGASVLIVDADLRRPRVHKIFGLKNNAGLSNYLAGDGELASLVQIAMPNLYVLPVGPLPPNPAELLGSAKMKNLVEILSTNFDYLVIDSPPVSSFADSLILSSLVEGVIIVVKGGVTPREMAQRTKAHLQSVGAKILGVVINQIKLQPHDYYYYSTYYSRYYYGNGNGEGAAENGSA; encoded by the coding sequence ATGACGACTGAAGAAGCTGCGGCGTTGATGGATTTACGACGTGATTATGTATACGGTCGCGGCGTAACCGTTGAAACTGAACAAACGCATTTGCGCGATTACTGGCGCATCATCCGCCGCCGGTTGTGGGTTCCAATTAGCGTGGTCATTGTCACCGTCACGCTGGCGACGATTTACAATCTTCGCTTGCCCAACATTTATGAAGGGGTCACCCAGGTTTTGTTGGAACGCGAAGACCGCGTCGTGAATCTGAAGGACTTGCAGGTCAACATGTCCGGCGATGACGCCCAATACATCAACACCCAACTGAAAATCATGCAAAGCCCGGACGTCGCGTTTCTGGTGGCCAAATCGCTCGATCTGGAACACAACAGCGATTTTCTGCCCGGGTATCATTCCGTTAAACAAGGTGCGCAAACGCCGGAAGCGCTGGATGTCACCAATGGGGAAGGCGATGATCAGGCTGCAAAGCAGCGCCTGGAAGGATTGACCGATGTGTTGCTGGCCAACGTGGACGTGAAGCCGGAACGGGAAACCCGCTTGGTCAACATTTCCTATCGCCATACGAACAAGGATTTGGCGCGAAAAATCGCTGACACATGGGCGGAAGCCTACAAAACCAACAGCTTCAACATCCGGGAAAACTCCAATAAAGATGCCAACGTGTTTTTGGAAAAGAATATTGCCGCTTACAAACTCAAAGTCCAAGAAGCGGAAGAGAAGCTGCTCAATTATCGCCGCAACAACCAGATTTTGGATTTTGGCGAAAAAGAGAACACGGTTTCCGAGCGACTGGTTGCGCTCAACCAGTTGCTGTTGCAGGCCGAAACCGACCGGAAAAATTCGCAACTGGCTTACGATATGAGCCGAAGCGTCGCGGATGTGACCACGATTCCAGAAGTGCAGCGGGATCCTGTTGTGCAGGAACTCAACAAAAAGATCACCGAATTGCGCCAGCAACGGGAACAATTGCTGGTCGAATTTACGCCGGAATGGCCGGATGTGAAAAAGGTTGAACAACAGCTTGCCCGATTGGAAGGCGAATTGCGCGCATCGCACCAACGGATTTTGACTACGCTCGAAAATCAATACCGCACGACCATGCAAAAGGAAGATTCGCTGCGGAAATCGTTTGCGCAGCAACGCGCCGAAACCCTGCAACAAAACGAAGGCGCAATCACGGCCAAAATGCTCCAGCAGGAAATAGATACCAATCGGCACATGCTGAATAATCTATTTGATAGCCAGCAGGGCGTTGCCGTGTCGGCCGCCGGTTTGCTGAAACCCACGGTTCGCATCACAAAAAACTCTCCCTTGCCGCGCGCTCCCGTTGCGCCGAAACGCGCGCAAAATATACTGCTTGCAGCATTGCTTGCGCTGTTGGGGGGGATCGGGCTGGTTCTGTTTCTGGATTACATCAACAACAAGATCGAATCCGTGGAAGACATTGATCGGTACATGCGATTGCCCGCGCTGGGCGTGATTCCGGTTTTACAGGGAACCGGCAAGACAAAACGGTTATTGGGCGGCAAAGCTGGGAAAGAACTTGCCCCGGCAGGCATCAATAACGGTTCCGTGATTTTGACCCAGGTCGAGGCGAACTCGTCCATCGCCGAAAGTTACCGTCAACTGCGTACAGCGTTGCTGCTTTCTTCGGCGGGGCATGCTCCGCGCACGTTGTTGATTACCAGCAGCCAGCCTGCGGAAGGCAAAACGACGACCAGCGTCAACACGGCAATCTCTCTGGCGCAAACCGGCGCTTCGGTGTTGATTGTGGACGCGGATTTGCGGCGTCCGCGCGTGCATAAGATTTTCGGCCTGAAAAACAATGCCGGCTTGAGCAATTACTTGGCGGGCGACGGCGAATTGGCTTCGTTGGTGCAAATCGCCATGCCGAACCTGTATGTGTTGCCTGTCGGCCCGTTGCCGCCCAATCCGGCGGAATTGCTCGGTTCGGCCAAGATGAAAAACCTGGTCGAAATCCTCTCCACGAACTTCGATTATCTCGTCATTGATTCCCCGCCTGTGTCTTCCTTTGCCGACAGCTTGATCCTGTCTTCCCTGGTGGAAGGCGTCATCATTGTCGTCAAAGGCGGAGTCACTCCGCGCGAAATGGCTCAGCGTACCAAAGCGCATTTGCAATCCGTCGGCGCAAAAATCCTGGGCGTTGTCATCAACCAGATCAAATTGCAGCCGCACGATTACTATTATTATTCGACGTATTACAGCCGGTATTATTACGGCAATGGAAACGGCGAAGGCGCCGCCGAAAACGGGAGCGCTTAA
- a CDS encoding glycosyltransferase, producing the protein MLKREQITATEISVVIPVHNRLHDLQIVLRALSLQDFPKEKFEVILCDDGSTEAISSCVGWAENLGLNLSYFRQEKRGPASARNLGIRRAAGKIIAMTDNDTLPDRAWLRQLDAALAEAPEAVGVEGRVCAPNELEFFPLGEGPINKSGNVYLTCNCAYRREALVQAGGFDETFPYPAYEDTDLASQLQQFGPILWQPDAVVYHPQRPLTLRAVLKKLTHWEYVLITAFRYGYFAWPQYPTKHPRIRAIALSVIALPLSKLKDAMRCAVAFPAAAAKLFVFGIAECLGALVLVVPKALFINFRSKAIRGRYLD; encoded by the coding sequence ATGCTGAAGCGCGAACAAATTACTGCAACGGAAATTTCCGTCGTCATTCCGGTTCACAATCGGTTGCATGATTTGCAGATCGTTTTGCGCGCACTTTCCTTGCAGGATTTCCCAAAAGAAAAATTCGAAGTGATTTTGTGTGACGACGGTTCCACCGAAGCCATCTCAAGTTGCGTGGGATGGGCCGAAAATTTGGGTCTGAACCTGTCTTACTTCCGGCAGGAAAAACGTGGCCCGGCTTCGGCCAGAAACCTCGGCATACGGCGGGCCGCCGGAAAAATCATTGCGATGACAGATAACGACACCTTGCCCGACCGCGCCTGGCTGCGCCAGTTGGATGCTGCGTTGGCCGAAGCGCCCGAAGCCGTTGGTGTCGAAGGAAGAGTTTGCGCGCCGAACGAACTGGAGTTTTTCCCCTTAGGCGAAGGGCCAATCAACAAATCCGGCAACGTGTATCTGACCTGCAACTGCGCTTACCGCCGAGAAGCCTTGGTTCAAGCAGGCGGTTTTGATGAAACCTTTCCTTATCCAGCGTACGAAGACACTGATCTTGCCTCGCAACTGCAACAATTTGGCCCAATCCTGTGGCAACCCGATGCCGTGGTGTATCACCCGCAACGACCGCTGACTTTGCGCGCCGTGCTGAAAAAACTGACGCATTGGGAATATGTGTTGATCACTGCGTTCCGATATGGATATTTCGCCTGGCCGCAATATCCGACAAAACATCCGCGAATTCGCGCGATTGCGCTTTCCGTAATTGCTTTGCCGTTGTCCAAACTGAAAGATGCAATGCGCTGTGCCGTGGCGTTTCCCGCCGCCGCCGCGAAGTTATTTGTCTTTGGAATTGCGGAATGTCTTGGCGCATTGGTTCTGGTTGTGCCCAAAGCCTTGTTTATAAACTTTCGCTCCAAAGCCATCCGAGGTCGGTATCTGGACTGA
- a CDS encoding glycosyltransferase family 2 protein gives MPLRNQPLVFIVLLNYKTAAVTRRCLLALKRLTYSNYRILVLDNDSEDGSFHDLAKEFPNLTVIQTGANWGYAGGNNLGIEYAAAQGAEFVLILNPDTTLANPVFLDELVAYLQQHPRVGIAGPKVFFQDTDNIQNTVLFPPGFWRNAVNWCAYRIAPNWFQLSADKVVDAEVLNGVCLLLRIACLQQIGLFDENIFMYIEDADMDYRARQFGWKVQYVPVESVIHLQKQEGYDMTGEVSFLLKRNSVYYLWKIGKRLDAVTTALSFVLLLLIRGLFKRDFARHRHLSLRLAKACFNIFRHKRDSEFGLPFTRREFN, from the coding sequence ATGCCGTTACGGAATCAGCCTCTGGTTTTCATCGTTCTGCTGAATTACAAAACCGCTGCAGTGACTCGGCGCTGCCTGCTGGCGCTAAAACGGTTGACGTATTCCAACTATCGCATTCTGGTGCTGGACAACGATTCCGAAGACGGCTCTTTCCACGATCTAGCGAAGGAGTTTCCGAATCTGACGGTCATTCAAACCGGCGCAAACTGGGGATATGCGGGTGGAAACAATCTGGGAATCGAATACGCCGCCGCCCAGGGAGCGGAGTTTGTTCTGATCCTGAACCCGGACACGACGCTGGCCAATCCTGTGTTTCTGGATGAGTTGGTTGCTTACCTACAACAACATCCGCGCGTCGGCATTGCCGGGCCGAAAGTGTTTTTTCAAGATACTGACAACATTCAAAACACCGTTCTGTTTCCGCCAGGATTTTGGCGAAATGCCGTCAACTGGTGTGCTTACAGAATCGCGCCCAACTGGTTCCAGCTTTCGGCGGACAAAGTCGTTGACGCCGAAGTGTTGAACGGCGTTTGTTTGCTGCTGCGGATCGCGTGTTTGCAGCAAATCGGATTGTTTGACGAAAACATCTTTATGTACATCGAAGATGCCGATATGGATTACCGCGCGCGGCAATTTGGCTGGAAGGTGCAATACGTTCCAGTGGAAAGCGTCATCCACCTGCAAAAACAGGAAGGGTACGATATGACCGGCGAAGTGAGTTTTCTGCTCAAACGGAATTCGGTCTATTACCTTTGGAAAATCGGGAAACGGTTGGACGCGGTGACGACGGCTCTTTCGTTTGTCCTGCTGCTGCTCATCCGTGGATTGTTCAAGCGGGATTTTGCCCGTCATCGCCACTTGAGCCTGAGGCTCGCCAAAGCCTGTTTCAACATCTTCCGCCATAAACGCGATTCCGAATTTGGCCTCCCCTTTACTCGTCGCGAGTTCAATTAA
- a CDS encoding alpha/beta hydrolase yields MDNFLNSNDWPPNRKGFFGLPRTARMAVYLPVIAAVFFFGLRRIEQFMTHHPVRYSPGAEWRPPANGEDVWINVADGERIHGWFLKSKAQPALATILHCHGNGGNITNTVWYGQALAEDGFDVLLFDYRGYGRSDGDVTDEWALDADGEAAYNYLLNERGVKPSQLVLYGMSLGTTVAIDVASRKPAGALVVESGLSSADEMGAYALPILPGFLRMLAKNRFESAHKIASVHCPVLVAHGTDDQTIPVAQGRKLFASANEPKQQIIIEGGSHNLAGPGGDAYRHHITDFIHDAMARQPN; encoded by the coding sequence ATGGATAACTTTCTGAACAGCAATGATTGGCCGCCGAATCGGAAGGGATTCTTTGGCTTGCCGCGCACAGCGCGAATGGCGGTTTACCTGCCCGTCATTGCGGCAGTTTTCTTTTTCGGGCTTCGCCGAATCGAACAGTTCATGACGCATCATCCTGTGCGGTATTCGCCCGGAGCCGAATGGAGACCTCCCGCGAACGGCGAAGACGTTTGGATCAATGTGGCCGATGGCGAGCGCATTCATGGTTGGTTTTTGAAATCCAAAGCCCAACCCGCACTGGCGACGATCCTGCATTGCCATGGCAACGGCGGCAATATCACCAATACAGTCTGGTATGGGCAAGCGCTGGCCGAAGACGGGTTTGATGTATTGCTATTCGATTATCGTGGCTACGGGCGTAGCGATGGCGACGTAACAGATGAATGGGCGCTGGATGCGGACGGCGAAGCCGCGTACAACTATTTGCTCAACGAACGCGGCGTGAAGCCTTCGCAGTTGGTGTTGTACGGAATGTCACTGGGCACAACCGTGGCAATTGATGTGGCTTCGCGCAAACCGGCGGGCGCACTGGTGGTCGAATCCGGTTTGAGTTCGGCGGATGAAATGGGCGCGTATGCGTTGCCGATTTTGCCTGGGTTTTTGCGCATGCTGGCCAAAAACCGGTTTGAATCGGCACACAAAATCGCTAGTGTTCATTGCCCCGTACTGGTTGCGCACGGAACCGACGATCAAACAATTCCGGTTGCACAGGGGCGCAAGCTATTTGCGTCTGCCAACGAACCCAAACAACAGATCATTATTGAAGGCGGAAGCCACAATCTGGCCGGCCCTGGTGGAGATGCATACCGTCATCACATTACGGATTTCATTCACGATGCGATGGCTCGCCAACCAAACTGA